One stretch of Odocoileus virginianus isolate 20LAN1187 ecotype Illinois chromosome 26, Ovbor_1.2, whole genome shotgun sequence DNA includes these proteins:
- the POMGNT2 gene encoding LOW QUALITY PROTEIN: protein O-linked-mannose beta-1,4-N-acetylglucosaminyltransferase 2 (The sequence of the model RefSeq protein was modified relative to this genomic sequence to represent the inferred CDS: deleted 1 base in 1 codon) has product MHLSAVLNALLVSVLAAVLWKHVRLREHAASLEEELAVGRRAADPAPALRIDYPKALQILTEGGTHMVCTGRTHTDRLCRFKWLCYSSEAEEFIFFHGNASVMLPSLGSRRFQPALLDLSTVEDHNTQYFNFVELPAAALRFMPKPVFVPDVALIANRFNPDNLMHVFHDDLLPLFYTLRQFPGLAREARLFFMEGWGEGAHFDLYKLLSPKQPLLRAQLKALGRLLCFSHAFVGLSKVTTWYQYGFVQPQGPKANILVSGNEIRQFARFLMEKLNVSQAGAPVAEEYILVFSRTQNRLILNEAELLLALAQEFQMKTVTVSLEDHAFADVVRLVSNASMLVSMHGAQLVTALFLPRGAAVVELFPYAVNPDHYTPYKTLATLPGMDLQYIAWQNTMPENTVTHPERPWDQGGIAHLDRAEQARILQSREVPRHLCCRNPEWLFRIYQDTKVDIPSLIQTIRRVVKGHPGPRKQKWTVSLYPGKVREARCQASVQGASEARLSVSWQIPWNLKYLKVREVKYEVWLQEQGENTYVPYMLALQNHTFTENIKPFTTYLVWIRCIFNKTLLGPFADVLVCST; this is encoded by the exons ATGCACCTGTCTGCCGTGCTCAACGCCCTGCTGGTGTCGGTGCTGGCGGCCGTGCTCTGGAAACACGTGCGGCTGCGTGAGCATGCggcctccctggaggaggagctggccgTTGGGCGCCGGGCCGCCGACCCCGCCCCCGCGCTGCGGATCGACTACCCGAAGGCGCTGCAGATCCTGACCGAGGGCGGCACGCACATGGTGTGCACCGGCCGCACGCACACCGACCGCCTCTGCCGCTTCAAGTGGCTCTGCTACTCCAGCGAGGCGGAGGAGTTCATCTTCTTCCACGGCAACGCCTCCGTGATGCTGCCCAGCCTGGGCTCGCGGCGCTTCCAGCCGGCCCTGCTCGACCTGTCCACCGTGGAGGACCACAACACCCAGTACTTCAACTTCGTGGAGCTGCCGGCCGCCGCCCTGCGCTTCATGCCCAAGCCCGTGTTTGTGCCCGACGTGGCCCTCATCGCCAACCGCTTCAACCCCGACAACCTGATGCACGTCTTCCACGACGACCTGTTGCCGCTCTTCTACACCCTTCGGCAGTTCCCCGGCCTGGCCCGCGAGGCCCGGCTCTTCTTCatggagggctggggagagggtgcCCACTTCGACCTCTACAAGCTGCTCAGCCCCAAGCAGCCCCTCCTGCGGGCGCAGCTGAAGGCCCTGGGCCGGCTGCTCTGCTTCTCCCATGCCTTTGTGGGCCTCTCCAAGGTCACCACCTGGTACCAGTACGGCTTCGTCCAGCCCCAGGGCCCGAAGGCCAACATCCTGGTCTCCGGCAACGAGATCCGACAGTTTGCGCGGTTCCTGATGGAAAAGCTGAATGTGAGCCAGGCC GGGGCGCCCGTGGCCGAGGAGTACATCCTGGTGTTCAGCCGCACCCAGAACAGACTCATCCTGAATGAGGCAGAGCTGCTGCTGGCCCTGGCCCAGGAGTTCCAGATGAAGACGGTGACGGTGTCCCTGGAAGACCACGCCTTTGCAGACGTGGTGCGGCTGGTCAGCAACGCCTCCATGCTGGTCAGCATGCACGGGGCCCAGCTGGTCACGGCCCTGTTCCTGCCCCGTGGGGCAGCCGTCGTGGAGCTCTTCCCCTATGCTGTCAACCCTGACCACTACACCCCTTATAAGACGCTGGCCACGCTGCCCGGCATGGACCTCCAGTACATAGCCTGGCAGAACACGATGCCAGAGAACACGGTCACGCATCCCGAGCGGCCCTGGGACCAGGGGGGCATCGCCCACCTGGACAGGGCCGAGCAGGCCCGGATCCTGCAAAGCCGGGAGGTCCCCCGGCACCTCTGTTGCCGGAACCCCGAGTGGCTCTTCCGAATCTACCAGGACACCAAGGTGGACATCCCATCGCTCATCCAAACCATACGGCGCGTGGTGAAGGGCCATCCGGGGCCAAGGAAGCAGAAGTGGACGGTCAGCCTGTACCCCGGCAAGGTGCGGGAGGCCCGGTGCCAGGCGTCGGTGCAGGGCGCCTCCGAGGCCCGCCTGTCCGTCTCCTGGCAGATCCCGTGGAACCTCAAGTACCTGAAGGTGAGGGAGGTGAAGTACGAGGTGTGGCTCCAGGAGCAGGGGGAGAACACCTACGTGCCTTACATGCTGGCCTTGCAGAACCACACCTTCACGGAGAACATCAAGCCCTTCACTACCTACCTGGTGTGGATCCGCTGCATCTTCAACAAGACCCTGCTGGGACCCTTTGCAGATGTGCTGGTATGCAGCACGTAG